A DNA window from Aquarana catesbeiana isolate 2022-GZ linkage group LG01, ASM4218655v1, whole genome shotgun sequence contains the following coding sequences:
- the LOC141127591 gene encoding radial spoke head protein 3 homolog, producing the protein MKSHMPPSRPSLRLLDLLQRSTADRRVVRGNTYAQLILPLTAQPDPVEIQRAQEARRRALAKKRAKDLLRPRTPEPVEGRKNIEVQTELYLEELSDHVEEKDMECQTDAFLDRPPTPLFIPAKTGVDVSTQILEGELFDFDLEVKPLLEVLIGKTVEQALLEVMEEEELASLRAQQRAFEELRNAELAEAQRLEEQERRHREEKERRKQQQREKLLKEKETAEKVAARAFAQQYLADLIPSVFSSLRDNGYFYDPVERDVETVFIPWVMDEVEKTLKKNELGRAILDMLIRDVLGKRNDDFKRLENPHKRR; encoded by the exons ATGAAGTCTCATATGCCACCCAGCCGG CCTTCACTACGCCTTCTGGACCTGCTCCAACGATCCACTGCTGATAGAAGAGTGGTGCGTGGTAACACATATGCACAGCTGATATTACCCCTGACAGCTCAGCCAGATCCAGTGGAGATTCAGAGAGCACAAGAAGCACGCAGAAGAGCACTGGCAAAGAAACGTGCCAAAGATCTGTTGAGGCCCAGGACCCCGGAGCCAGTGGAAGGCAGGAAGAACATTGAGGTGCAGACAGAGCTTTACCTGGAAGAGCTAAGTGACCATGTCGAAGAGAAAGATATGGAATGCCAGACAGATGCCTTTTTGGACAGACCACCTACACCTCTGTTTATTCCAGCAAAGACAGGAGTTGATGTTTCCACTCAGATTTTGGAAGGAGAACTTTTTGACTTTGATCTGGAGGTTAAACCGCTGCTGGAGGTGCTGATTGGCAAAACAGTTGAGCAGGCTTTACTTGAGGTAATGGAAGAAGAAGAACTTGCCAGCTTAAGAGCACAACAGCGTGCCTTTGAGGAGCTGCGCAATGCTGAACTTGCCGAGGCACAACGTCTTGAGGAACAGGAGAGAAGACACAGAGAAGAAAAGGAACGACGCAAACAGCAACAAAGAGAAAAGCTTTTGAAAGAAAAGGAGACGGCAGAGAAGGTGGCAGCAAGAGCTTTTGCACAGCAGTACCTGGCTGACCTTATTCCATCGGTGTTCAGCAGCCTAAGGGACAATGGATATTTCTATGACCCAGTGGAAAGAGATGTAGAGACCGTATTCATACCATGGGTTATGGATGAAGTAGAGAAAACACTAAAGAAGAATGAACTGGGAAGAGCTATTCTGGACATGTTAATAAGAGACGTCCTAGGAAAGAGAAATGATGATTTCAAAAGATTGGAAAACCCGCATAAGAGAAGGTAA